The Antennarius striatus isolate MH-2024 chromosome 20, ASM4005453v1, whole genome shotgun sequence genome includes a region encoding these proteins:
- the naa50 gene encoding N-alpha-acetyltransferase 50 isoform X2, with protein MKGRIELGDVTPHNIKQLKRLNQVIFPVSYNDKFYKDVLEVGELAKLAYFNDIAVGAVCCRVDHSQNQKRLYIMTLGCLAPYRRLGIGTKMLNHVLNICEKDGTFDNIYLHVQISNESAIYFYQKFGFEIIETKKNYYKRIEPADAHVLQKSLRSPCAVPTGELQKAE; from the exons ATGAAAGG ccggATCGAGCTGGGGGATGTTACACCCCACAACATTAAGCAGCTGAAGCGCCTGAACCAGGTCATTTTCCCTGTGAGCTACAATGACAAGTTTTACAAAGATGTGTTGGAAGTTGGTGAGCTTGCAAAGCTAG CATACTTCAATGACATTGCAGTGGGTGCTGTGTGCTGCAGAGTTGACCACTCACAGAACCAGAAGAGGCTGTACATTATGACACTCGGCTGTCTAGCCCCTTACCGTAGACTTGGAATTG gTACAAAGATGCTGAATCATGTGCTTAACATATGTGAGAAGGACGGCACTTTTGACAATATTTACCT TCATGTGCAGATCAGCAATGAGTCAGCAATTTACTTTTACCAGAAGTTTGGCTTTGAGATCATcgaaacaaaaaagaattacTACAAGAGGATAGAGCCCGCAGATGCCCATGTGTTGCAGAAGAGTCTGCGCAGCCCATGTGCGGTGCCCACCGGAGAGCTTCAGAAGGCAGAGTAG
- the naa50 gene encoding N-alpha-acetyltransferase 50 isoform X1: MKGSRIELGDVTPHNIKQLKRLNQVIFPVSYNDKFYKDVLEVGELAKLAYFNDIAVGAVCCRVDHSQNQKRLYIMTLGCLAPYRRLGIGTKMLNHVLNICEKDGTFDNIYLHVQISNESAIYFYQKFGFEIIETKKNYYKRIEPADAHVLQKSLRSPCAVPTGELQKAE; encoded by the exons ATGAAAGG tagccggATCGAGCTGGGGGATGTTACACCCCACAACATTAAGCAGCTGAAGCGCCTGAACCAGGTCATTTTCCCTGTGAGCTACAATGACAAGTTTTACAAAGATGTGTTGGAAGTTGGTGAGCTTGCAAAGCTAG CATACTTCAATGACATTGCAGTGGGTGCTGTGTGCTGCAGAGTTGACCACTCACAGAACCAGAAGAGGCTGTACATTATGACACTCGGCTGTCTAGCCCCTTACCGTAGACTTGGAATTG gTACAAAGATGCTGAATCATGTGCTTAACATATGTGAGAAGGACGGCACTTTTGACAATATTTACCT TCATGTGCAGATCAGCAATGAGTCAGCAATTTACTTTTACCAGAAGTTTGGCTTTGAGATCATcgaaacaaaaaagaattacTACAAGAGGATAGAGCCCGCAGATGCCCATGTGTTGCAGAAGAGTCTGCGCAGCCCATGTGCGGTGCCCACCGGAGAGCTTCAGAAGGCAGAGTAG